The following nucleotide sequence is from Leopardus geoffroyi isolate Oge1 chromosome A1, O.geoffroyi_Oge1_pat1.0, whole genome shotgun sequence.
CACCTGGGTCATTCTTGAGTGAGGTACCCATCTGGGTGTGTGTTCTCTTTCCTCTGTAGCCTGGGTTATTTTAGCCTCACTGACCCTCCTCGTCTTTCAGAATGGAGTATCAGAGAAACACTTCTTGCCTATAGCTGCCTGTCAGGTTAGGTAGGTTGGAGGCCTTGAATCTGTCTTCTTGTGCTTCTTCTGGGCTGTAGAATTAGCGACAAAGAAAGTATTAAATTAGTTTGGCATTTGGCTTAGGGtcaacatttgtttattcagCATAAGGTTTGACGAGGCTTGGGTTCTCTAAAGTTGATTAGATAAGAAATCTTCAGGTTTTTGTATGCATGTCAAAGTAGCTGATGGTCGCCTACTATTCCTGTCCTGTTAACAGAGCTGTAAATTACGgtcaaatataaatttatttttacattaataatatagaataaaGTCAATCGCTTTAAATCCGGAGGGTCTGAAGGGCTACAGTATCTTGATTAAATTAAATTTGGGAATGCATAGTCTAAGATTTAGAACAGGAAGTAAGTAGAGTTCTGTGGATCCCTTTGGCGTTTGCTGTATCTCAGGAATCCTTATTAGTGTTAGTTTTCAGTTGTGCTATAGATGTGGGCTGTAGTGAGGACAGGATAGTATCTGGGAACTTCTTCATagtcttggtttcttttcttttttttttttttttttaaatttttttttttcaatgtttatttatttttgggacagagagagatagagcatgaacgggggagggtcagagagagagggagacacagaatcggaaacaggctccaggctctgagccatcagcccagagcccgacgcggggctcgaactcagggactgcgagatcatgacgaggctgaagtcggacgcttaaccgactgcgccacccaggcgccccagtcttggTTTATTTTCTAATGAAGGAAAGTATAGCGTGTAAATGAGGGaataaggttctttttttttttttttttttcttcttctaaattaAGCTTTAGAATTGCTTGGATTTTAAATGAATACCCAAACTTTGGGAAGAGCTTCAATTAGGGAAAGGTTGTTTTAcgagattttataaaaattatgtaataaatttatttttcaataaatttttcatCTTAAAGTTGACATCTTAATAGTTGACTCTTAGACATCGTTTTGATTAGCCATCTGAGATTCTTAAAACTGTGTTTTCTACTTCTGATTGATGATCAAGTAGAAATAAAGTTTCTCTGAAATGACACGGCCACTCGCTTttccttagtattttattttccaaagtttgaTTTATCTGTGGCTTTCTAGAAACGTGGCCATTATTTGTGGTACTTGGTGTCAGTAGGGTTTTCCAAACTATGTAATGTGATAATCGTGGTGAATAATACCAGCATTCATTGAGAATTGTTCTGCCattttttatagtattcaaaAGTACAGTGTTTTAggtattgcaaaataaaataactctcaGAGCAATAGCTGATTAAACAATCAAAGTACatctgatattttatataaattcactGTTAAAAATGACCTGATGTATTGGAttggggtttatttttaaactacaaaatGGTTTGCTCTAAACAATTCATTGGGTGTATGGGAGGAACAACATTTACAACGTTTGGGGAACTTTCCCTGAAGGCTCCCcataccttaaaaagaaaaattgggtcTGATTGGAACCTTTGCAGAAAGGTTTTTATCTTTCATGAAAGTCCCTTAAAcacaattgaaaaacaaaattgtggGCGTGAGGAGCTGAGtgcttgttttaaattaaatgatggaaAACGTAAAGATTTAAATTTTCAGGTTGGGAACGTTTAGTGGATTCTTGGTAAATaaactgtgtatttttatttgcttgatgTTGAGATCTGTATTTGATTTGCTTAATAGCACATCGAAGAATAAACTTTGTGTGATTTGTGTGGAGTGCCTCATTTAGAGaagtattgttttctgtttgcttcttgTCTGAACCTTTTAGTAGTACTCCAAACTTTAATTTAACCTGCCTTTGAGTTCTTGAAGGCAGAGAAGTAGTAGTCATTTTATGCCTGCTCTGGAATGCTTTATAGACACAGATAAAAATCTGGCGGTTGTTCACTGGCTGTTCTTCAGGCCAGTGTTATTTCATGCTCCCTGAGCCTTCTAAAATGATCAGCGTGGCccaggattctgtgtcttataCCTTTACAATCTGAGTCTGTTTGCTTTCAGGGGTGTGCAGACTGGTGCCTAAGATGGAAGTAGATGTTAATGGAGAGTCCAGAAGTACCCTGGCCACCCTGCCCTTGCCTGTGGCGGAGGCGAGCTCCCCAggaaaggcagaagcagagaagCCGCGCTGTTCCAGCACGCCGTGCTCGCCGATGCGCCGGACTGTGTCGGGCTACCAGATCCTGCACATGGACTCTAACTATCTGGTGGGCTTCACAACTGGTGAGGAACTCCTGAAGTTAGCCCAGAAGTGCACAGGAGGTGAAGAGAGTAAGGGAGAAGCTGTGCCTTCCATGCGCTCCAAGCAGCTGGATGCAGGACTTGCACGTTCCTCTCGTTTGTATAAAACCAGAAGTAGGTACTACCAGCCATACGAGATTCCGGCGGTCAATGGCAGGAGGCGAAGGCGGATGCCCAGCTCGGGAGACAAGTGCACTAAATCTTTACCTTATGAACCTTACAAGGCCCTCCATGGGCCCCTGCCTCTTTGTCTTCTTAAAGGTAAGAGGGCTCACTCCAAATCTCTGGACTACCTCAATCTAGATAAAATGAACATCAAGGAGCCAGCCGACACCGAAGTGCTCCAGTACCAGCTTCAACACCTAACCCTCAGAGGGGACCGTGTGTTTGCTAGGAATAACACATGAATGACTTACAGAGAGTGCAGACCAGTCTAGGCCAGCCTGCGCTTGGCGGGAAAAGACCAGTCTAGGCCAGCCTGCGCTTGGCGGGAAACCCACTGTTGTACTCTGTACAGGACTCTTCATGTTACAGATGGTTATATCAGCTCAGCgttcctggaacagaaaaattgTTTGGATCAGATTTCAAATGCAGGGATGAAATCACAGGTACTTTGGGGGAAATCATTCTAGAGCACGCAACTGCAAAGAACACAGAATGTTGGCCGTTAGTCTGTATAGCTTTTTAGCTAGGAAAAAAGGCTTCGGGTACAGTAATACCATCTTTATGATTCTGACACTCAAATTGGGAATGTTATATGCTTGGTTGTTGCTGACTTGGTATGATTCATTAGAAATTGATATCCTTAAGTACTCAAGTACTTCTTTAATCTCTGTATTTTactataaaatgtatgtaatgaTTTGTTTTACGAAATTTAGAACTTGAACATTGCTGAATTGgaccactttttatttttaaatattgagtttaaagattttataactgGTTTTGCactgaaaaaattaacatttcagaTTGACAAGAGAATAATCTTTCTTCACTTGCCTCAATAATACTATTGagcaatgaatttttttatttccgCATGGAAAGTTATTGATCTCTATGgctgtaaaatatttctttatagcATTATTAAAGTGTGTCTTAATACAATTAAATTTGGGatacaaagtatttattttacaatggGTGGGGGGAAGCTTTTCCAGAAAGTTTCCAATATGAAGTTTTCCTAAGTTAAAAAAGTTTCCTTAGTGCTTACTTTCTAAGTTAAAATTCATCTGGAACTTTAAAATGGAAAGGATTCTTTTAATTGTGGATGATAGGCATAATACTGTTTGCATCTGAATGTTCTGTAAGTGAATGAAACTTTAATAGAAGGACTCATGATTTCTACTATCGAATGCTTAAACTAAGTATGAAGTGATACCATTCAGCATGGCATCGGGTCATTCCAGTTTTAGTTCTGTGCAGCTCAAAGCGCTCATTGAAATTTCAGTTTCTAGGATTAGTGTGGGAGCCTAAAGGGCTTCTACAGTTTTAATGGGTTAATCCTGGATTACTTAACAATTTATGTCAATTGCACTGGTTTAATTTGTTGCTAAAGAAATAATGCCCTGGCTTTAGTAACAAATACCGCTCAACTattcttgaatatattttgaggaaaatgtaTGTAACTTAACCTTTTgtaaaagtttctattttttttttttcttttttgactcttGAAGGTGCAATTTATTACCGAATTGGCATTCCTGGCAGCATAGAACtgcttatttgaaattttattttggagactGTTTCTTAGGTGTTAGCCATCTTGCTTATAAAATAAGAACACCTTTTATTAATGAGTGGGTCATTCCTGGTGCAGATAATGACTTTTATTTAGCCAGAATGAATGGCTAACTCTATGTAGAGCAGAGTAAGTATTAGAAAACCCTAGGAACGCtttaaatcaacatttattaTACTTTCACTGAGGCAAATCATGTGAAAGAGCCTTGGGGAAGTTGACCCATATCTTAAGACTGTGTTGGTCAGATTTCTTGGTGGGCTGGAAATTTTCAGctgttgtatattttaaagtaaattgcaCCTTTGTAACATATTGTATTGACGAATGATCACTAAGATTAACTATATCTATACAGTCATTAGTTTGACAAGAAATAGAATCCTGTCAGATGCCAAAGAGTTGGGATTTTTACGTTTAATGATTAAACACCGTTATTTATTGATGATTTACCCTGTGGAACTGTATTATTTCTAACTATGAAATAAAAGGGTGATGTAAACACACATTGTTGTGTGGTGCTTTAAACAAGGTCCATCATCAGCAGGCTAGTTACTGTTCAAGAATTCCACCTAAGGACTTGTTTTTAGGccccatttttgtaaaaaaaaaaaattacttttgtagCTCATTTGTATTTCAGGGTAAAGGATATATTCATGGCAATGGTATGCATTCAGTCCATGAGGAAACACAACTGGGTGCCTGTGACATCTGTCCCTGCTCGTGCACCTAAGTAATTTCTTGAGCTAAATAGAAATATGTAGCTCTTTCGTTTTGGTTTTAAAGACAAGTGAACCTCTGTGGCAAAAATGAAGGGGTAGGAAGTTTGAGATATGACATATTTGCAATGATCTGGTtagtaaagagaaataattttcagtttgGTTGTAAGTTTTGAAAGTCTAAGTCTGTAGTTTACAGAGTGTGTTTGGAGAGCTCCTTTCGGTCTTGTTTTTTGTGCTCTCCATGATCTTGTGCTCCTAATGTAGGTAGTATCCCATCAAGAAAAAAGGGTAGGCTGGATCACTTTcagctgcaggaaaaaaaaaaaaaatcccattttctaTAGACTTTTCACATGGTTTCTAATTTTGAACtctttattccccccccccccatttttattgaatttagtATTTTATACTAAACAGCGCTCCATTGGCCATAACACAACCTGCCTTTAAACAAATTGCCATCCTatatggctttattatttttttttttcctttttggaaaaatacCATGTTTTAGAGACTCAGCTGATGTAGCAGTGGAATTTCACTCTTTGCTCAAATCTGAGGTGAGCTGCTTTTGCGCCTCTGACTTCTACCTGGCTGTGTTTGCACCTCTGTTTCCAGGGCTCCTGTAGTCAGCAGTCAAGGAGGGAAAGACTTTTGGGGGTGGATTAAAATGTAAACTGGTTCAGAACCCCCAGATCTTCCAGACTCCGGCTCAGCTAGGCTACTGTTCCAGGCTATTGCTCCTTATgtaatgtctgtgtgtgtgtctttttccttccctaacATAATTATTTAAGTGATTCTAATATTTGGGATTTGGGAAGCTTTTATAAGATTGTAAGTTAACTTACAAAAGCAAATTGGCCTTTAACTGAACAAAGAATGTTTCTTCAACTCTTGAGAAAAGCAAtggatttttacttattttctcattctaaCATACTTTTATCTTGgaaagacttttattttgttacaaccgttgaaaacattttaagggaACTTTTAAATGACCCTGGCCTAAGTGATTTGTTCTAGGTCAAAGAAAGTGGGAGGAGAGGCTGTCAAGCAGTTTAAAGTGGCATAAATGCTTTGGAAGGGTTGGGGTGGAGAGAGCAAGGGTGCACGTTCTCATAATGCAGAGGGAACGGTGCGTATTAAGCAAAATTGcctttttaaacaatataatttgaTGAGGGAAGTGCAAATTGATGAAGATGgccttagaaataaaataaatccgaTTATAAAACTAGAAGTGGAGATTGTCCCTGCTTGATGTGCTTTGCTTTTTGTAATATGCTTCTTTAGATAAGAATTATGAAATAGATTCTTTGATCttttacattacaaaaaaattaaggatttttCTGGCTGAGGGGAGCACTCCCAGGAACAAATCCAAAGAAGAATGGGGTTTGATATGTTATTTTGAGTTTGCTGAGCCCCTAGGACGTTTTTTTGCTCCTGTTGGGGGAGATGTTGAATTTATATTCTCAGCCATTGTGAAAAGACTTTGTGCAAGGTTTTATCAAATGATTTCAGAGGAAAAGTCGGAAACTGAATCTCTTAATGTTGTTAcccctgatcttggggttgtctTTGATGTACAGATTTATGGGAAAGCACAGGATGAGGTGAATAGAGTTCTTTAAACGGAAAGATGCAGCATCTACTAGAATGAAAGAGAGTAGCTGCACCGTCAGTGGAGTCCTTAAGTGATCCTGGCTGGTGTCGCTTCTGGAACGAAGAGCTTTGATGCTTTTGCTTTTGTGGAAAAGCTATGGGCAAGACAAGGGAACACTGGGTCCGTCGTGTTGACCTTTCAGTCTGATTCACCAGGAAGAGTATTCTTTACCAAACTTTTATATAAAAGGATACATAGCAATATATATCTGGAAGACTTTTGAATTCTCTATCCCTGGCCTAAAGCTTCAGTTAGAAAAGGAACTTAAGCAGTAAGAAGTTTTTGAACTTACTGAAATTGAGATTTTGGCTAAGTGCTTAGAGCTAGGATGGCAAATGCTGAGCATCCATGTCACCATGCTCCTCACCAGTGCAtatggcagacatcactaatccaTTAGTGCAGTCTCTCAGTCCAGAGGTGGCCTCGTTATCTTTCCTAACCCAGCGCTTTAGGCAGCTGCTCCTGTATTGATCAGCATTACACAGGAGATAAAACCTGTTTCTTCACCACACCctcacacccccacaccccctaTAATAGGTTATACTGTGAACCGGTAAATGGTCTGAATGTTTTTGAGTAGGAGGCTGTTCCAGGTCCTGTCTCCTCACCAGAGACCACAGGAGAACGGCCCATCCCTGTTACCATCACCCACAGGGTGCCCACTGAACATATGCTGGCGCTCTGGTTACAAAAAGGCTTAAGATAGCTTTCACCTTCAAGGACCTGACTCTTATTGGGAGAGGAGAAGGGTAAGTAAGGTAGCCTAAGATGCATGCCAAGTAAGTGTTGTGTTGAATAAATAGCAATTTAAGAAAGAGGAGCTGAAATCCTATGGGGCTGAAATCTGAGAAAGAACTATCTTGTTCTCATTCAGTAGCCTGGCCAATTTATTTTGGATATGCACACTTCATTGCTGATCTGTGTGGaaggtggaaaaagagaaaaagaaaaagtcttcagAGGGAAGTTTGGGGAAAGCAAAAGCTTAACAAAATAATTGAATCTAAGAAGGATCAGGGCATGGCAACAGTGTTCACTTGGTTATCTCTACCTTTCTCCTTGGTTACTGACCTGCGTCCCAGAGAAGAGGTAAGGTAGAGGATAGTTAACGGAAATAGTGGAATTAGGAGTCAGGGAAGGTGAGCGCTATgagggaataaataaatggatattttagtgatttgttttctcttgcaCTGCCCTTCATCCTGGCATAGGTGGGCTGGGGATTGATAGAAGGTTTGCTTTATTTAGGGTCAGAAGTAcatgtaaaaatgtatattcttggggcgcctgggtggctcaggcggttaggcatctggctcttgattttgtttcagatcatgatctcagtcagggtttgtgagattgagctcccacattgcatccagctctgtgctggcagcacagagcctgctggagattctctttctgcctctcccctgctcgcacacgcTCACtctatttcagaataaaaaaacattaaaaataaaaatgtgtattcttggCATAATTTATATAAGATATTGAACTATGTCAGAAGTGTTTTGCACAAGGAGTTTCCTCATATAGATCACCTTTTAATACAGCTAACTAGGACCCTGCGTTACTTGGtagatttctgtattttactttctAATATTTACAAGATTTGAGTTTCGTTATTCTCAATGTTTCACATACAGATTTGGTGTCATGCTTCTATAATAAGTtactaaatttaaaatgacatatttttttttgtttgttagagagagagagtgcaagcgagcACAaggcgggagagggacagagaaagagggagacactgaatcggaagcagcctccaggctttcagctgtgAACACCGACCCCACgaggggctagaacccatgaacccatgatcatgatctgagcccaagttggatgctcaacctcctgagccaaccaggtgcctcaaaaggaaaattttaagttaGGGTATTTCTAGGATTGAATATTCTGTGGTAGGCCACATAAAGTAACTCACTGGTAGTCCAGAAAGATACCAAACATGACAGATGGACTCTTTGTGGGGAAAAGGACATACACTACATTTGGTGTAACATTGCCTAACTACACCCCACCCcgaaattcattttttaaatatttgcttgatCAAGCCCTCAAAGTGAAATAGAGGGggatttttttccagattttatttttttattatttaaaaaaaaatttttaaatatttatttatttt
It contains:
- the MACIR gene encoding macrophage immunometabolism regulator, with product MEVDVNGESRSTLATLPLPVAEASSPGKAEAEKPRCSSTPCSPMRRTVSGYQILHMDSNYLVGFTTGEELLKLAQKCTGGEESKGEAVPSMRSKQLDAGLARSSRLYKTRSRYYQPYEIPAVNGRRRRRMPSSGDKCTKSLPYEPYKALHGPLPLCLLKGKRAHSKSLDYLNLDKMNIKEPADTEVLQYQLQHLTLRGDRVFARNNT